A window from Cryptomeria japonica chromosome 1, Sugi_1.0, whole genome shotgun sequence encodes these proteins:
- the LOC131033644 gene encoding WUSCHEL-related homeobox 8-like: MDQGKSMVESTSNGHLPKRWKPNLEQRRILESIFATGTKNTRRERIAQITAVLQQYGRVEQRNVFYWFQNANNRNKLCISKRTPIYGTTKSSLFGPKKANEIFLKEEEESGRFQRNSPTDVSELATLQLFPLHPDKGGSS, encoded by the exons ATGGATCAAGGCAAGTCTATGG TGGAGAGCACAAGCAATGGACACCTGCCCAAAAGATGGAAGCCAAATTTAGAACAAAGGCGGATATTAGAGTCCATATTTGCTACTGGAACCAAAAACACAAGAAGGGAACGGATAGCTCAGATTACTGCTGTGCTACAACAATATGGCAGAGTGGAACAAAGAAATGTTTTCTATTGGTTTCAAAATGCAAATAATCGAAACAAGCTTTGTa TTTCCAAACGTACTCCAATCTATGGTACTACTAAATCATCTCTATTCGGACCAAAGAAAGCTAACGAAATATTTTTGAAG GAAGAAGAAGAGAGTGGACGGTTTCAGAGGAATTCACCAACAGATGTTTCCGAATTAGCAACTTTGCAATTATTTCCTTTACATCCTGATAAAGGAGGAAGTTCTTAA